In the genome of Pelagibacterium nitratireducens, one region contains:
- a CDS encoding oligopeptide/dipeptide ABC transporter ATP-binding protein: MSASKALLSVNNLSKRFPVKGQPFSREKRQVHAVDDVSFEIARGEVVGLVGESGSGKTTIGRTIMRLTDPTEGEIVYEGTDIASLPEREMMAFRRKIQMVFQDPFASLNPRRKVGELIAEGMEIHGIGTRKEREAEVARLLELVGLPADAAQRFPHEFSGGQRQRIGIARALAVSPGFIVADEPVSALDVSVQAQVLNLLQDLKDQLGLTILFIAHDLAVVEHFCDRVIVMYLGRIMEIAPRDRLYASPKHPYTEALLSAAPAPDPDRQGHRIVLEGDIPSPIDPPSGCVLRTRCRYALPECAQIRPELREVAPGHLKACIRDDIL, encoded by the coding sequence ATGAGTGCTTCAAAAGCTCTTTTGTCCGTCAATAATCTGTCCAAGCGCTTTCCGGTCAAGGGCCAGCCCTTTTCGCGCGAAAAGCGCCAGGTGCACGCGGTCGACGATGTGAGTTTTGAGATCGCCCGCGGCGAGGTCGTCGGGCTCGTTGGGGAATCGGGGTCGGGCAAGACCACGATCGGGCGCACCATAATGCGGCTGACCGACCCGACCGAAGGCGAAATCGTCTATGAAGGCACTGACATCGCCAGCTTGCCTGAACGCGAAATGATGGCCTTCCGGCGCAAGATTCAGATGGTGTTTCAGGACCCTTTTGCGAGCCTCAATCCGCGCAGGAAGGTGGGCGAACTGATCGCCGAAGGCATGGAAATCCATGGCATTGGCACGCGCAAGGAGCGTGAGGCCGAAGTGGCGCGACTGCTCGAGCTTGTCGGGCTACCCGCTGATGCCGCCCAACGGTTTCCGCATGAATTTTCCGGCGGCCAGCGCCAGCGCATTGGCATTGCACGCGCACTCGCGGTTTCCCCGGGCTTTATCGTCGCCGACGAGCCGGTTTCCGCGCTCGACGTGTCCGTTCAGGCCCAGGTTCTCAACCTCTTGCAGGACCTTAAGGATCAGCTTGGACTCACGATCTTGTTCATCGCCCACGATCTTGCCGTGGTTGAACATTTTTGCGATCGGGTGATCGTTATGTATCTGGGTCGCATCATGGAGATCGCCCCTCGCGACCGGCTCTACGCATCTCCCAAGCATCCCTATACCGAAGCGCTGCTGTCGGCCGCGCCTGCTCCCGACCCCGACAGACAAGGCCACCGTATCGTTCTCGAGGGGGATATCCCAAGCCCCATCGATCCGCCGTCGGGGTGCGTGTTGAGAACGCGGTGCCGCTACGCGCTTCCCGAATGCGCCCAAATTCGCCCGGAATTGCGTGAGGTCGCGCCCGGCCACCTCAAGGCCTGCATCCGCGACGACATTCTCTGA
- a CDS encoding M20 aminoacylase family protein: MPIINSINEMLDDIVAWRRDFHAHPELLYDVDRTAAKIAERLESFGVDEVVTGIGRTGVVGVIRGRAPGKSIGLRADMDALPIKEATGLPHASTTQGLMHACGHDGHSAMLLGAARHLAQTRNFDGTIMVIFQPAEEGGAGGLAMAEDGLFERFGIEAVYGMHNLPGLPEGSFATCSGAIMASADEFDIEITAQGGHAAWPHEAIDPVLVAGHMITALQSIVARNVDPLASAVISTTRMEAGSAYNVIPGTAQLSGTVRTLAPETRDTVEAKMNAVVSHIASAFGAAAKLDFRRGYPVTVNDPEHTRFACAIAQEIVGTENVNPDLVPMMGGEDFAFMLERRPGAYVFIGNGQTSGLHTDTYDFNDEIIPAGVSYLVRLGEAAASGRSR; encoded by the coding sequence ATGCCGATTATCAATTCCATCAATGAAATGCTCGATGACATCGTCGCCTGGCGGCGCGATTTTCATGCCCATCCCGAACTGCTTTACGATGTGGACCGAACGGCGGCAAAGATCGCCGAGCGTCTTGAAAGCTTTGGCGTCGACGAAGTCGTGACCGGTATCGGCAGGACCGGCGTCGTTGGCGTGATCCGCGGGCGCGCACCAGGCAAGTCCATAGGACTGCGGGCCGATATGGATGCGCTGCCGATCAAGGAGGCAACGGGCCTGCCTCATGCGAGCACCACACAAGGGCTGATGCACGCCTGCGGCCATGACGGACACAGCGCCATGCTCCTCGGGGCGGCTCGACATCTGGCCCAGACCCGAAATTTCGATGGCACGATCATGGTGATCTTCCAACCCGCCGAAGAGGGCGGAGCGGGCGGATTGGCCATGGCCGAAGACGGTTTGTTCGAGCGGTTCGGCATCGAAGCGGTCTATGGCATGCACAATCTGCCCGGCTTGCCCGAAGGCAGCTTTGCCACCTGTTCGGGCGCCATCATGGCATCGGCCGATGAATTCGATATAGAGATCACGGCCCAAGGCGGGCATGCCGCCTGGCCTCATGAGGCCATCGATCCCGTACTCGTTGCCGGTCACATGATTACCGCGCTCCAGTCGATCGTTGCGCGCAATGTCGATCCGCTTGCCTCGGCGGTGATTTCGACAACCCGCATGGAAGCGGGCAGTGCCTACAACGTTATCCCCGGTACAGCACAACTATCGGGAACCGTTCGCACGCTTGCCCCCGAGACGCGCGATACGGTCGAAGCGAAAATGAACGCGGTTGTTTCGCACATCGCCAGTGCCTTTGGTGCCGCCGCAAAGCTCGATTTCCGCCGTGGATACCCTGTAACCGTCAACGATCCCGAGCACACCCGGTTTGCCTGTGCAATCGCCCAGGAAATCGTCGGCACCGAAAACGTCAATCCCGATCTCGTGCCGATGATGGGCGGAGAAGATTTCGCGTTCATGCTCGAACGCCGCCCGGGAGCCTATGTCTTCATTGGCAACGGCCAGACAAGCGGGCTTCACA
- a CDS encoding ABC transporter permease → MRRLFAQLAHDRELLFGVIILGVIVFLALFGRLLWPLDPLRVDILNSLLPPSFEHPMGTDDVGRDVFARFIQGAQVSIGVAIGVTIAGTLIGGTLGLLAGLVGGWFDAVISRVMDAILAFPPLILAMAVAIGLGAGIVSAAIGVILAAIPWYFRLLRSEVLRLRTLMYVESAQALGASNFRLIRLHILPQTTSTIFIQASSVFSFSILTLAALGFVGLGIQPPTPEWGTMITEGLAFALTGQWWLGFFPGLGIFMLAVSANLIADRLRDIYDPKSGARLSI, encoded by the coding sequence GTGCGACGACTTTTTGCGCAACTGGCCCATGACCGCGAATTGCTCTTTGGCGTGATCATTCTCGGCGTCATCGTGTTTCTTGCGCTGTTCGGTCGCCTGCTATGGCCCCTCGATCCGCTTCGCGTCGATATTTTGAACTCTCTGCTCCCGCCAAGCTTCGAGCACCCGATGGGCACCGACGATGTGGGGCGTGACGTCTTCGCGCGCTTCATCCAGGGGGCGCAGGTCTCGATCGGTGTGGCCATCGGGGTCACGATCGCCGGAACGCTTATCGGCGGCACCCTCGGTCTGCTTGCCGGTCTTGTCGGCGGGTGGTTCGATGCTGTCATTTCGCGGGTCATGGATGCTATCCTGGCCTTCCCGCCGCTCATTCTCGCAATGGCGGTTGCCATTGGGCTCGGAGCGGGGATCGTCTCGGCCGCCATCGGGGTGATCCTTGCCGCCATCCCCTGGTACTTCCGGCTGCTGCGCAGCGAAGTCCTGCGGTTGCGCACCCTGATGTACGTGGAATCCGCCCAGGCCCTGGGTGCCTCCAATTTCCGTCTGATCCGGCTCCATATCCTGCCCCAGACCACCTCGACGATCTTTATTCAGGCCTCCTCGGTCTTCAGCTTTTCGATCCTGACCCTTGCCGCCCTCGGCTTTGTCGGCCTTGGCATCCAGCCCCCCACTCCCGAATGGGGAACCATGATCACAGAGGGGCTTGCCTTTGCGCTGACCGGTCAATGGTGGCTCGGCTTTTTCCCGGGGTTGGGCATTTTCATGCTCGCGGTATCGGCCAACCTGATTGCCGACCGGCTGCGCGACATCTACGACCCGAAATCGGGCGCGCGACTGTCAATCTAG
- a CDS encoding ABC transporter permease, producing the protein MINFLLGRIGSAFITVFGASVLAFVVLRAVPTNPARLIAGPFANDEVIASITAQLGLDKPLFVQYFDYVVSFFSGDWGFSYSAGQPVLSQILERLPASAELALYAFVFAFVGAVLITVLVSFLQSRWLDRLLRLFSFISVGIPPFWLALLFLMVFFEQLGWFPGPVGRGPVPADLRTGFYTFDYLLEGNLAGFATAFHHLALPALALALGPLGYLVRLLRANLLDVVSEPFVTVLHAKGVAPISTHFRHILPNAFLPTLTAGGLILAQLLGGSVLVERIFVWPGIGTLVIDGILRQDYAVVQAFIMLSAIIYIGVNLLVDILYGYVDPRVRRS; encoded by the coding sequence ATGATAAATTTTCTGCTTGGACGGATCGGTTCAGCTTTCATTACGGTTTTCGGAGCCTCGGTGCTGGCCTTTGTGGTTCTGCGTGCCGTGCCGACCAATCCGGCCCGTCTGATCGCCGGCCCGTTCGCCAATGACGAAGTGATCGCCAGCATCACCGCCCAACTGGGCCTCGATAAGCCGCTCTTCGTTCAGTATTTCGACTATGTCGTTTCATTCTTCTCGGGCGACTGGGGATTTTCCTACAGTGCCGGCCAGCCGGTCCTGTCCCAGATCCTTGAGCGGTTGCCCGCCAGCGCCGAATTGGCGCTTTATGCATTCGTGTTCGCTTTTGTCGGGGCGGTTCTTATTACGGTTCTGGTCAGTTTCCTCCAGTCGAGATGGCTCGACCGGCTGTTGCGGCTCTTTTCCTTCATCAGCGTGGGAATTCCCCCATTCTGGTTGGCACTGCTGTTCCTGATGGTCTTTTTCGAGCAGCTCGGCTGGTTCCCCGGTCCTGTGGGGCGGGGACCGGTGCCCGCCGACCTCCGCACCGGCTTTTATACGTTCGACTATCTTCTGGAAGGCAACCTGGCCGGATTTGCCACTGCGTTCCACCATCTGGCGCTTCCGGCCCTGGCCCTGGCGCTCGGGCCACTGGGGTATCTGGTGCGTCTGTTGCGGGCCAATCTTCTCGATGTGGTCAGCGAGCCGTTCGTCACCGTCCTGCATGCCAAGGGCGTGGCGCCCATCTCGACCCATTTCCGGCACATCCTGCCCAATGCCTTTTTGCCCACCCTGACGGCGGGCGGACTTATCCTTGCCCAGCTTTTAGGGGGCAGCGTGCTTGTCGAGCGGATTTTCGTCTGGCCGGGGATCGGCACTCTGGTGATCGATGGGATCCTGCGCCAGGACTATGCGGTGGTGCAGGCATTCATCATGCTCAGCGCCATAATCTATATCGGCGTCAATCTGCTGGTCGACATTCTCTATGGCTATGTCGATCCGCGCGTGCGTAGGAGTTGA
- a CDS encoding ABC transporter ATP-binding protein produces the protein MTDPAAIPLLEVKGLKTSFATPRGVVRSVDDVSFSIPAGKTLGVVGESGSGKSVTSLSIMRLVGRGGGSIDEGSIRFNRPGGPEIDIRALDERAMRAVRGNDVAMIFQEPMTSLDPVWSIGAQIIEAIRLHQNVSKKQAREKAIEMLRLVGIPAPENRVDDFPHQLSGGMRQRVMIAIALSCRPSLLIADEPTTALDVTIQAQILDLIRRLQKEIGMSVLFITHNLGVVAEIADRVAVMYAGQVVEEGPVRTIFSAPRHPYTVGLLKSIPNPAVRSASSKLETIGGAPPNPLDLPKGCRFAPRCPLAIDACREAPPPLFDVGADHGARCIRWQEVSQ, from the coding sequence ATGACCGATCCCGCTGCAATTCCGCTGCTCGAGGTGAAAGGTCTCAAGACCTCGTTTGCCACCCCAAGGGGGGTCGTGCGCAGTGTCGACGATGTATCGTTTTCCATTCCCGCCGGCAAAACACTGGGTGTCGTCGGGGAGTCCGGTTCCGGAAAATCGGTGACCTCGCTGTCCATAATGCGCCTTGTCGGGCGCGGGGGCGGCAGCATCGACGAAGGATCCATCAGGTTCAACAGGCCCGGCGGGCCGGAAATCGATATCCGGGCGCTTGACGAAAGAGCCATGCGCGCCGTGCGCGGCAACGACGTCGCGATGATCTTCCAGGAGCCCATGACCAGTCTTGACCCCGTGTGGTCGATTGGGGCGCAGATCATCGAAGCCATCAGGCTCCACCAGAACGTATCGAAAAAGCAAGCACGCGAAAAAGCTATCGAAATGCTCCGGCTGGTGGGGATCCCCGCGCCGGAAAACCGGGTCGACGATTTCCCCCATCAGCTCTCGGGAGGCATGCGCCAAAGAGTGATGATCGCCATTGCGCTATCGTGCCGGCCCTCCCTGTTGATCGCCGACGAGCCGACAACCGCGCTCGATGTGACCATTCAGGCCCAGATTCTCGATCTCATCCGCCGCCTCCAGAAAGAGATCGGCATGTCGGTGCTGTTCATCACCCACAATCTCGGTGTCGTTGCGGAAATCGCCGATCGTGTGGCGGTGATGTATGCGGGCCAGGTGGTCGAGGAAGGGCCCGTTCGGACAATCTTTTCCGCCCCGCGCCACCCCTATACCGTGGGTCTGCTCAAATCCATTCCCAACCCCGCCGTCAGGTCTGCGTCAAGCAAGCTCGAAACCATTGGCGGCGCGCCTCCAAACCCTCTGGACCTGCCGAAAGGTTGCCGTTTCGCGCCACGCTGCCCGCTGGCCATCGACGCCTGCCGCGAGGCGCCGCCACCCTTGTTTGATGTCGGTGCCGACCATGGCGCACGCTGCATCCGCTGGCAGGAGGTGAGCCAATGA